From the genome of Pseudomonadota bacterium, one region includes:
- a CDS encoding SPFH domain-containing protein translates to MLVEVVQSLDNTGELIVSRFPEDGQADLKLGAQLIVRQTQTAVFFRGGKALDTFGPGRHTLVSGNLPLLGEVLNWAVFRGDSPFNAEVIFTNHKVFTNQKWGTKEPVLFRDRELSMVRLRAFGIHSFRVEDAHRFVDTIVGTQGIVTTPQIADFLRNIIIGRLTDFLGETLKTIFDLPSSYDEIGTAMKARIRDDFGKYGLCVEDFIISAITPPEEVQKRIDERSGMALFGNLDHYMKYKTAQALQDAAQQPGGAAGAGVGAGLGLGVGLGMLGGLQQALQPAGGGAQPAAPAAAAPSGPRCEQCQTANPPGAKFCSACGTPFRSAQACPQCRELVAAGAKFCSGCGAAQVVTPVACPQCQTPVAPGAKFCADCGHRF, encoded by the coding sequence ATGCTGGTCGAAGTCGTTCAGAGCTTGGACAACACGGGCGAGCTGATCGTCAGCCGTTTCCCCGAGGATGGTCAGGCCGACCTGAAGCTCGGCGCCCAGCTGATTGTGCGGCAGACGCAGACTGCGGTCTTCTTCCGCGGCGGCAAAGCCCTCGATACCTTTGGTCCCGGGCGTCATACGCTGGTCAGCGGAAACCTGCCGCTGCTCGGCGAGGTGCTCAACTGGGCCGTCTTCCGCGGCGACAGTCCCTTCAACGCCGAGGTGATCTTCACCAACCACAAGGTCTTCACCAATCAGAAGTGGGGCACCAAGGAGCCCGTGCTCTTTCGCGATCGCGAGCTCTCGATGGTGCGGCTGCGGGCCTTTGGCATCCATTCGTTCCGCGTCGAGGACGCGCACCGCTTCGTCGACACGATTGTGGGCACGCAGGGCATCGTCACCACGCCGCAGATCGCCGACTTCTTGCGCAATATCATCATCGGCCGACTGACCGACTTCCTCGGTGAGACGCTCAAGACGATCTTCGACCTGCCGAGCAGCTACGATGAGATCGGCACGGCGATGAAGGCGCGCATCCGCGATGACTTCGGCAAGTACGGCCTTTGCGTCGAGGATTTCATCATCTCGGCGATCACGCCGCCCGAGGAGGTGCAGAAGCGCATCGACGAGCGCTCGGGGATGGCCCTCTTCGGCAATCTCGACCACTACATGAAGTACAAGACGGCTCAGGCCTTACAGGATGCCGCGCAACAGCCCGGAGGCGCCGCTGGCGCCGGCGTCGGCGCTGGGCTTGGGCTCGGCGTTGGGTTGGGCATGCTCGGCGGCTTGCAGCAGGCGCTGCAGCCGGCGGGTGGCGGCGCCCAACCCGCTGCGCCCGCAGCGGCGGCGCCCTCCGGTCCGCGCTGCGAGCAATGCCAGACCGCCAACCCGCCGGGCGCGAAGTTCTGCAGCGCCTGCGGCACTCCCTTTCGCAGCGCGCAGGCCTGTCCTCAGTGTCGGGAGCTAGTCGCCGCGGGGGCGAAGTTCTGCAGCGGCTGCGGCGCGGCGCAGGTCGTGACCCCGGTGGCTTGCCCGCAATGCCAGACGCCCGTGGCCCCTGGCGCGAAGTTCTGCGCCGACTGCGGGCACCGCTTCTAG